The nucleotide window ATATCCTCTTCATTGCGCATTGTTTTTTTATATTCTTCCCAAGTCGCCATTTCTTTTACTCCTCGCTGATGAGTTTTCGACTAGTGGTGGTGGAGATCTCGACTGTGTCTCATGCTGTCGTCGGCGATCTTTAAATTCATACGTTCCGCAACACCCAATCCATAGTCAGGGTGGACTTTCAGGAAGACATCAATCTGGCGTTGGACAATTTCCAAAGGAACCTTTCCGCCCTGCATATGTTCAGCAATGTTGTCCATCAATTGATTTTTCTGATCCGCAGACATCAGCTTGAAAAGAGCCCGGCATTGAGAGTAGTCATCATTGCCAATTCGATGGTTGAAGCGATCCATAGTTGGATTATCAAAGGCCAGAGATGGCTCTTTGAAGTCCTCCTGCTGAACCGGTCCACCGAAGCTGTTGGGCTCATAGTAGGCATCATGATACTCCGGCACATCGGATCGCATGGCTCCGTCAAGATTGTAGTTATTCACTTCGACCCGGGCTCTGTTGACTGGCAATTGTGCATAGTTGGAGCCGATGCGATAGCGGTGAGCATCGGCATAAGCGAAGATGCGAGATTGCAACATTTTATCTGGCGACCAAGAAATTCCAGGCACCATATTGGACGGCTCAAAGGCGGCTTGCTCGATTTGCGTAAAATAGTTTTCAGGATTGCGATTGAGTTCAAAATGGCCAACTTCGATCATCGGAAAATCGGCATGAGGCCAAACTTTGGTGAGATCAAAGGGATTGTAGGAGGTTTTTTTAGCTTCTTCCTGAGTCATGATCTGCACGAAGAATTTCCATTGAGGATATTCTTTTCTCTCAATAGCCTCGTAGAGGTCCCTCTGATGACTTTCCCGGTCAGAGCCCACCAGCTCCGCGCCTTGTTCGTTGGTGAGGTTTTGGATTCCTTGCTCTGTTTTAAAGTGAAACTTTACCCAATATCTTTCGTTCTGTGCGTTGATAAATGAATAGGTGTGAGAACCAAAACCGTGCATATGACGGTAAGAGGATGGCAATCCGCGATCTGAGAATAGAATCGTCACCTGATGAACGCTCTCGGGGCTTAAAGACCAGAAATCCCACATGGATGTTGGTGAACGCATATTGGTTTTAGGATCGCGTTTTTGAGTATGGATAAAATCGGGAAATTTATAGGGATCACGGACAAAGAAAACAGGGGTGTTGTTGCCGACAAGATCGAAGTTTCCTTCTTCAGTGTAGAATTTCATGGCGAATCCACGGACATCCCTTTCTGCATCGGCGGCGCCGCGTTCGCCAGCGACTGTTGAAAAGCGAATAAGCATATCTGTCTTGCGACCTTTTTGAAGGAAATGAGCCTTCGTATATTTGCTGATGTCGTGGGTGATCTTTAAAGTTCCAAAAGCACCGGAGCCCTTGGCGTGAACGGTTCGCTCTGGGATGCGTTCGCGGTTCTGTCGCGCCAGTTTCTCTAAGAGCTGAAAATCCTGAATGAGGAGGGGGCCTCGTTCTCCGATGGTCAGTGAATTTTGGTTGTCCGCAATCGGTGCGCCCGCATCTGTGGTCAAACCCTTCTTAGACTTTTT belongs to Bdellovibrio svalbardensis and includes:
- a CDS encoding catalase; this encodes MKKSKKGLTTDAGAPIADNQNSLTIGERGPLLIQDFQLLEKLARQNRERIPERTVHAKGSGAFGTLKITHDISKYTKAHFLQKGRKTDMLIRFSTVAGERGAADAERDVRGFAMKFYTEEGNFDLVGNNTPVFFVRDPYKFPDFIHTQKRDPKTNMRSPTSMWDFWSLSPESVHQVTILFSDRGLPSSYRHMHGFGSHTYSFINAQNERYWVKFHFKTEQGIQNLTNEQGAELVGSDRESHQRDLYEAIERKEYPQWKFFVQIMTQEEAKKTSYNPFDLTKVWPHADFPMIEVGHFELNRNPENYFTQIEQAAFEPSNMVPGISWSPDKMLQSRIFAYADAHRYRIGSNYAQLPVNRARVEVNNYNLDGAMRSDVPEYHDAYYEPNSFGGPVQQEDFKEPSLAFDNPTMDRFNHRIGNDDYSQCRALFKLMSADQKNQLMDNIAEHMQGGKVPLEIVQRQIDVFLKVHPDYGLGVAERMNLKIADDSMRHSRDLHHH